In a single window of the Pedococcus dokdonensis genome:
- the fabG gene encoding 3-oxoacyl-[acyl-carrier-protein] reductase yields the protein MAGRNVLVTGGNRGIGLSIATALAEAGDNVVITYRSGEPPEGLRGVKCEVTDSDSVDQAFTAAEELLGGSVEVLVANAGVTRDTLLMRMSDEDFDTVIDTNLAGAFRCARRAVKGMIKGRRGRIIFISSVVGLYGSPGQTNYAASKSGLVGLARSISRELGGRGITANVVAPGFIETDMTAELPEDRKKAYQASIPAGRFARPEEVAAAVRFLAGDDAAYITGAVIPVDGGLGMGH from the coding sequence ATGGCAGGTCGCAACGTGCTGGTCACCGGCGGCAACCGCGGCATCGGTCTCAGCATCGCCACCGCCCTGGCCGAAGCCGGCGACAACGTCGTGATCACCTACCGCTCGGGAGAGCCGCCCGAGGGTCTGCGCGGGGTGAAGTGCGAGGTGACCGACTCGGACTCCGTCGACCAGGCGTTCACCGCGGCCGAAGAGCTGTTGGGCGGTTCCGTCGAGGTGCTCGTCGCCAACGCCGGCGTCACCCGGGACACCCTCCTGATGCGGATGAGCGACGAGGACTTCGACACCGTCATCGACACCAACCTGGCCGGTGCCTTCCGCTGCGCCCGCCGCGCGGTCAAGGGCATGATCAAGGGCCGCCGGGGCCGGATCATCTTCATCTCCAGCGTGGTCGGTCTCTACGGCTCGCCCGGCCAGACGAACTACGCCGCCAGCAAGTCGGGTCTCGTGGGCCTGGCCCGCTCGATCTCGCGTGAGCTGGGCGGCCGTGGCATCACCGCCAACGTGGTGGCGCCCGGCTTCATCGAGACCGACATGACCGCCGAGCTGCCCGAGGACCGCAAGAAGGCCTACCAGGCCAGCATCCCGGCCGGCCGGTTCGCCCGCCCCGAGGAGGTCGCCGCAGCGGTGCGCTTCCTCGCCGGCGACGACGCGGCATACATCACCGGTGCGGTGATCCCCGTCGACGGCGGCCTCGGCATGGGCCACTGA
- a CDS encoding DUF3099 domain-containing protein, which yields MTRSRRHHHDEPVVQSVTSVPESLADEQAGRIRRYLVTMGVRTVCFLLSVVTATKGAPWWVWGSFAVAAILLPYIAVVLANAVRPRTPGSSAPVTPRGDGPDQIGR from the coding sequence GTGACCCGTTCCCGACGCCACCACCACGACGAGCCCGTCGTGCAGTCGGTGACGTCCGTCCCCGAGTCCCTCGCCGACGAGCAGGCCGGCCGGATCCGCCGCTACCTCGTGACGATGGGCGTGCGCACGGTCTGCTTCCTCTTGTCCGTCGTGACCGCGACCAAGGGCGCCCCCTGGTGGGTGTGGGGCAGCTTCGCGGTCGCGGCGATCCTGCTCCCCTACATTGCCGTGGTCCTGGCCAACGCCGTGCGCCCGCGCACCCCGGGGTCGTCCGCGCCCGTCACGCCACGCGGTGACGGCCCCGACCAGATCGGTCGCTGA
- the moaA gene encoding GTP 3',8-cyclase MoaA: MTGLPFPSVRDAARAPAGTVGLPDQLGRVARDLRVSVTDRCNLRCRYCMPAEGLPWLAKPEMMTDDELVRVIGIFVGLGVQQIRLTGGEPLLRRSLVDVVRRVSELEPRPRIAMTTNGIGLDRLAQPLADAGLDRVNVSLDTIDPQEFADLTRRDRLHDVELGLKAAAAAGLTPVKVNAVAMRGINDHSVADLLQWCLDRDYELRFIEQMPLDAQHGWDASTMIGADEIRERLSERFELTPLPAAERGSAPAELFLVNGGPTTVGIIASVSAPFCAACDRTRLTADGQVRNCLFSQKETDLLGPLRAGASDEELAALVQGEMWRKLPGHGIGSADFVQPDRPMSAIGG, translated from the coding sequence ATGACCGGCCTACCCTTCCCGAGCGTGCGCGATGCCGCGCGCGCCCCAGCAGGTACGGTCGGCCTGCCCGACCAGCTCGGCCGGGTGGCCCGCGACCTGCGGGTCTCGGTCACCGACCGGTGCAACCTGCGCTGCCGCTACTGCATGCCGGCCGAGGGTCTGCCGTGGCTGGCCAAGCCGGAGATGATGACCGACGACGAGCTCGTCCGGGTGATCGGCATCTTCGTCGGGCTCGGCGTGCAGCAGATCCGGCTCACCGGGGGAGAGCCGCTGCTGCGACGGTCCCTGGTCGACGTCGTGCGCCGGGTGTCGGAGCTCGAGCCGCGCCCGCGCATCGCCATGACCACCAACGGCATCGGTCTCGACCGCCTCGCCCAGCCGTTGGCCGATGCCGGGCTCGACCGCGTCAACGTCAGCCTCGACACGATCGACCCGCAGGAGTTCGCCGACCTGACCCGCCGCGACCGGCTGCACGACGTCGAGCTCGGCTTGAAGGCTGCTGCCGCGGCCGGGCTCACCCCCGTGAAGGTCAACGCCGTCGCGATGCGCGGCATCAACGACCACTCGGTGGCCGACCTCCTGCAGTGGTGCCTCGACCGGGACTACGAGCTGAGGTTCATCGAGCAGATGCCGCTCGACGCGCAGCACGGGTGGGACGCCTCGACGATGATCGGTGCCGACGAGATCCGTGAGCGCCTCAGTGAGCGGTTCGAGCTCACGCCGTTGCCGGCGGCGGAGCGGGGGAGCGCTCCGGCCGAGCTCTTCCTCGTCAACGGCGGACCGACCACCGTCGGCATCATCGCCAGCGTGAGCGCGCCGTTCTGTGCAGCATGCGACCGCACCCGCCTCACTGCGGACGGCCAGGTGCGCAACTGCCTGTTCTCCCAGAAGGAGACCGACCTGCTGGGTCCGTTGCGCGCAGGCGCGAGCGACGAGGAGCTGGCCGCGCTGGTGCAGGGCGAGATGTGGCGCAAGCTGCCGGGGCACGGCATCGGCTCGGCCGACTTCGTGCAACCGGATCGCCCGATGTCCGCCATCGGCGGCTGA
- a CDS encoding SURF1 family cytochrome oxidase biogenesis protein, with protein MVRVLTSRRWLGALAVALAFAVAAFFLGRWQWHRYEAKSARADRIHSHYDAKPQPLDDVLGASPMPLEREWTRVTMQGRYAADETLLVRNRPFDGVYGYEVLVPFEEATGRSVLVDRGWVANAKNAETLPDVVPAPSDEVTVTGWLRRSEPSLGKKLPQGQVASINLGEAGAQSGRQFLGAYVLLEVERRSDGTAPDRPTALDAPDTDLGPHQAYAFQWWLAMVAGFVLVWFGARREYREGLEQSSSDGAGPPRAPRPKKVRIWDEEDG; from the coding sequence GTGGTCAGGGTGCTCACATCGCGTCGGTGGCTGGGCGCCCTCGCGGTCGCCCTCGCCTTCGCCGTCGCCGCATTCTTCCTCGGTCGGTGGCAGTGGCACCGCTACGAGGCCAAGTCGGCCAGGGCCGACCGGATCCACAGCCACTACGACGCGAAGCCCCAGCCCCTCGACGACGTCCTGGGCGCTTCGCCGATGCCCCTCGAGCGCGAGTGGACCAGGGTCACCATGCAGGGCCGGTATGCCGCCGACGAGACCCTGCTGGTCCGGAACCGTCCGTTCGACGGGGTCTACGGCTACGAGGTGCTGGTGCCCTTCGAGGAGGCCACGGGCCGGTCGGTGCTCGTGGACCGCGGCTGGGTGGCGAACGCCAAGAACGCGGAGACCCTGCCGGACGTGGTGCCCGCCCCCTCGGACGAGGTGACGGTGACCGGGTGGCTGCGCCGATCGGAGCCGTCGCTGGGCAAGAAGCTGCCGCAGGGTCAGGTGGCCAGCATCAACCTCGGCGAGGCGGGCGCGCAGTCCGGTCGCCAGTTCCTGGGCGCCTACGTGCTGCTCGAGGTGGAGCGCCGGTCCGACGGGACTGCGCCGGACCGCCCGACGGCCCTGGACGCACCGGACACCGACCTGGGGCCGCACCAGGCCTATGCCTTCCAGTGGTGGCTCGCCATGGTGGCCGGGTTCGTCCTCGTCTGGTTCGGGGCTCGGCGCGAGTACCGGGAGGGGCTGGAGCAGTCGTCGAGCGACGGTGCCGGGCCGCCCCGAGCGCCTCGTCCGAAGAAGGTCCGCATCTGGGACGAGGAGGACGGCTGA
- a CDS encoding ABC transporter ATP-binding protein — protein MAMRSLTRDDSVKDRKLAPGTARRVASYARPFRREIGLFLVLVIIDSALVVATPLLLKELIDKGITPRDRGVVIELSLVVAALAVVSGALTLVERWFSSRIGEGLIYALRTEVFSHVLRQPIAFFTRAQTGALVSRLNSDVIGAQQAFTSVLSSVVSNVVSLVLIIVTMATLSWQLTLASLALVPFFLLPARLMGRRLAGLTHAQMGLNADLGSRMTERFNVAGALLVKLFGEPRREDREYAAQAAGVRDMGVKIALNRSIFFVALTLVASLATAMVYGFGGLMAVGGSLTVGTLLALTALLARLYGPLTSLSNVRVDVMTALVSFERVFEVLDLHPLVTEQPDARPVPAGPVRVELSGVSFRYPSADEVSLASLESVATGDRKGGGVVLRDVRFTAEPGQLVALVGPSGAGKSTITSLLARLYDPSTGSVRLNGLDLREATLESVTQTVGMVTQEAHLFHDTIRANLLYAAPDASDDELVAALEAAQVWSLVGSLPEGLDTVVGDRGHRLSGGEKQRLALARLLLKGPGLIVLDEATAHLDSESEAAVQRALDTALEGRTAIVIAHRLSTVRGADQILVVDKGRIVERGTHHELLERGGLYNDLYTTQFAEQEHRSTDVPA, from the coding sequence ATGGCGATGCGGTCGCTCACCCGTGACGACTCGGTCAAGGACCGCAAGCTGGCGCCGGGCACCGCGCGCCGGGTCGCCTCCTACGCCCGGCCGTTCCGGCGCGAGATCGGGCTCTTCCTGGTGCTGGTCATCATCGACTCGGCCCTCGTCGTGGCCACCCCGCTGCTGCTCAAGGAGCTGATCGACAAGGGCATCACGCCCCGGGACCGCGGTGTCGTGATCGAGCTGTCGCTCGTGGTCGCGGCGCTCGCCGTGGTCAGCGGCGCGCTCACCCTCGTCGAGCGCTGGTTCTCCAGCCGGATCGGGGAGGGATTGATCTACGCCTTGCGCACCGAGGTGTTCTCCCACGTGCTGCGCCAGCCGATCGCCTTCTTCACCCGGGCCCAGACCGGCGCCCTGGTCAGCCGGCTCAACAGTGACGTGATCGGTGCCCAGCAGGCCTTCACCTCGGTGCTCTCCAGCGTCGTCAGCAACGTCGTCTCGCTGGTCCTCATCATCGTCACGATGGCCACGCTCTCCTGGCAGCTCACCCTCGCGTCCCTGGCCCTGGTGCCGTTCTTCCTGCTGCCGGCCCGGTTGATGGGCCGGCGGCTCGCCGGGCTGACCCATGCCCAGATGGGTCTCAACGCCGACCTCGGCTCCCGCATGACCGAGCGGTTCAACGTCGCCGGTGCGCTCCTCGTGAAGCTCTTCGGCGAGCCTCGCCGAGAAGACCGTGAGTATGCCGCGCAGGCGGCGGGGGTGCGCGACATGGGTGTCAAGATCGCCCTCAACCGCAGCATCTTCTTCGTGGCCCTCACGCTCGTCGCGTCGCTGGCGACCGCGATGGTCTACGGCTTCGGTGGGCTGATGGCCGTCGGCGGCTCACTGACGGTCGGCACCCTGCTGGCCCTGACCGCGCTGCTCGCCCGTCTCTACGGGCCGCTGACGTCGCTCTCCAACGTCCGCGTCGACGTGATGACTGCCCTCGTGTCGTTCGAGCGGGTCTTCGAGGTGCTCGACCTGCACCCGCTCGTGACCGAGCAGCCCGACGCACGCCCGGTGCCGGCCGGACCGGTGCGGGTCGAGCTGTCGGGTGTGTCGTTCCGCTACCCGTCCGCCGACGAGGTGTCGCTGGCCTCGCTCGAGAGCGTCGCCACCGGTGACCGCAAGGGCGGGGGAGTCGTGCTGCGCGACGTGCGCTTCACCGCCGAGCCCGGCCAGCTCGTCGCCCTTGTGGGCCCGAGTGGCGCCGGCAAGTCCACCATCACCTCGCTGCTGGCCCGCCTCTACGACCCGTCCACCGGGTCGGTCCGGCTCAACGGGCTCGACCTGCGCGAGGCGACCCTGGAGTCGGTGACCCAGACCGTGGGCATGGTGACGCAGGAGGCGCACCTGTTCCACGACACCATCCGCGCCAACCTGCTCTACGCCGCGCCCGACGCCAGCGACGACGAGCTGGTCGCTGCCCTCGAAGCCGCGCAGGTCTGGTCGCTGGTCGGGTCGCTGCCCGAGGGCCTCGACACGGTGGTCGGCGACCGGGGTCACCGCCTGTCGGGCGGCGAGAAGCAGCGCCTGGCCCTGGCCCGGCTGCTCCTCAAGGGACCGGGGCTGATCGTCCTCGACGAGGCGACTGCCCACCTCGACAGCGAGTCGGAGGCGGCGGTCCAGCGGGCTCTCGACACCGCCCTCGAGGGCCGCACGGCGATTGTCATCGCCCACCGGCTGTCGACCGTGCGGGGCGCCGACCAGATCCTGGTCGTCGACAAGGGGCGCATCGTCGAGCGCGGCACCCACCACGAGCTGCTCGAGCGGGGCGGTCTCTACAACGACCTCTACACCACCCAGTTCGCCGAGCAGGAGCACCGCAGCACCGACGTGCCGGCCTGA
- a CDS encoding enoyl-CoA hydratase/isomerase family protein yields MTDPAQPHPHLSVARDGAVLTVTLTNAARRNAQTPSLWLALADLATTLDPDVRVVVLRGEGQSFSAGLDRAMLAPGGVPGETDMVAMAAGSAEEAADTIEGFQRGFSAWAEVPAVVVAAVQGHAIGAGFQLALAADLRVVAEDVQLAMRETSLGLVPDLGGTGPLVSLVGLSRALEICATGRFVGAAEAVAIGLANVAVPLEALEATTADLVAALLAAPDGALRELKPLLRSAVGSDRDAQLRRERAAQGRLLHGIATKAG; encoded by the coding sequence GTGACCGACCCAGCCCAGCCCCACCCGCACCTGTCCGTCGCCCGCGACGGCGCCGTCCTCACCGTGACGCTGACCAACGCGGCGCGCCGCAACGCCCAGACGCCCAGCCTCTGGCTCGCGCTGGCCGACCTGGCCACCACCCTCGACCCCGACGTGCGGGTCGTCGTGCTGCGCGGCGAGGGCCAGTCGTTCTCGGCGGGGCTCGACCGCGCCATGCTCGCCCCGGGCGGCGTGCCGGGGGAGACGGACATGGTCGCGATGGCGGCCGGGAGTGCCGAGGAGGCTGCGGACACCATCGAGGGGTTCCAGCGCGGCTTCTCCGCGTGGGCCGAGGTGCCGGCCGTGGTCGTGGCCGCCGTGCAGGGACATGCGATCGGCGCCGGCTTCCAGCTCGCCCTCGCGGCCGACCTGAGGGTCGTGGCCGAGGACGTGCAGCTGGCGATGCGCGAGACGTCGCTCGGGCTGGTGCCCGACCTGGGCGGCACCGGACCGCTGGTGTCGCTGGTGGGCCTGTCCCGGGCCCTGGAGATCTGTGCCACGGGGCGCTTCGTGGGTGCTGCCGAGGCGGTGGCCATCGGACTGGCCAACGTCGCCGTGCCACTCGAGGCCCTCGAGGCGACCACCGCCGACCTGGTGGCCGCCCTCCTCGCGGCACCCGACGGAGCCCTCCGCGAGCTGAAGCCCCTGCTGCGCAGTGCGGTGGGGTCGGACCGGGACGCCCAGCTACGGCGGGAGCGCGCGGCCCAGGGCCGCCTCCTGCACGGCATCGCGACCAAGGCCGGCTGA
- a CDS encoding sirohydrochlorin chelatase translates to MTTDADIVLLAHGSPDPRHAQGVETLASHVRELAPHRTVHTAYLDHHGPNAREAGADLGDHVVVVPVLVTPAYHAKVDVPAAVDELTSASGASVALAPPLGPHELLLDAAEELLAAEGIEPDPTTAVLLYAAGSSDSAAVATVGHTIADHPRDGWGPWGVAALDGGSTLEQVLRRLPDEVERTVAVSFMVAEGILRDRMAQQCGRAGVSMVPGALAHTSAAAQLVLERADSLPA, encoded by the coding sequence GTGACCACCGACGCCGACATCGTCCTGCTGGCCCACGGCTCGCCCGACCCCAGACACGCCCAGGGCGTGGAGACGCTCGCCTCCCACGTGCGCGAGCTGGCGCCGCACCGCACGGTCCACACCGCATACCTCGACCACCACGGACCCAACGCGCGGGAGGCCGGAGCCGACCTCGGCGACCACGTGGTCGTGGTCCCGGTGCTGGTGACACCGGCTTACCACGCGAAGGTCGACGTGCCCGCCGCGGTCGACGAGCTGACCAGCGCGTCCGGGGCGTCGGTCGCCCTCGCGCCGCCGTTGGGTCCGCACGAGCTCCTGCTCGACGCCGCCGAGGAGCTGCTGGCCGCCGAGGGCATCGAGCCCGACCCCACCACCGCCGTGCTCCTGTATGCCGCGGGCTCCAGTGACAGCGCGGCCGTCGCGACCGTGGGCCACACCATCGCCGACCACCCGCGCGACGGCTGGGGGCCGTGGGGGGTGGCGGCGCTCGACGGCGGCTCCACGCTCGAGCAGGTGCTGCGTCGGCTGCCCGACGAGGTCGAGCGCACCGTCGCGGTGTCCTTCATGGTGGCCGAGGGGATCCTGCGCGACCGGATGGCCCAGCAGTGTGGTCGGGCCGGGGTGTCGATGGTGCCGGGCGCGTTGGCGCACACCTCGGCCGCTGCGCAGCTGGTGCTCGAGCGTGCGGATAGCCTGCCCGCGTGA
- the cobA gene encoding uroporphyrinogen-III C-methyltransferase: protein MGSPSYPLTLDLTGRRAVVVGGGPVAARRASGLVEAGAAVEVIAPFLCEDLGALVAGGALTWHERDYLPGDLTLKDRPAPDADNSSESAVEQVFDPAWLVHTATGERSVDDQVAREAEAARIWCVRADDATASTAWTPAVARGAVGTASEGLTVAVTAGGDPRRASAVRDAVLAALDSGTLPVRRLRRATPASGAGTPTVGRVALVGGGPGADDLITVRGRALLAAADVVVTDRLGPRGLLATLGADVEVVDVGKTPGNHPVSQERINELLVHHARLGKRVVRLKGGDPFVLGRGGEEALHCLANGVAVEVVPGVTSAVSVPAAAGIPVTHRGVAASFVVASAHEGAEHVLAAAADAAPDATLVLLMGVSRLGETAAALIDAGRPADTPVALVERGWTPEQRTTTTTLATAARDAELAGVRAPAVVVVGEVVALREQLGDLAGSSVTA from the coding sequence ATGGGCTCGCCGTCCTACCCGCTGACCCTCGACCTCACCGGCCGTCGCGCCGTCGTCGTCGGTGGTGGTCCCGTCGCCGCCCGGCGGGCCAGTGGCCTGGTCGAGGCGGGGGCCGCGGTCGAGGTCATCGCCCCCTTCCTCTGCGAGGACCTCGGCGCGCTGGTCGCGGGCGGCGCCCTCACCTGGCACGAACGCGACTACCTGCCCGGCGACCTGACTCTGAAGGATCGTCCGGCCCCTGACGCGGACAACTCTTCAGAGTCGGCGGTGGAGCAGGTCTTCGACCCTGCGTGGCTGGTGCACACGGCGACGGGGGAGCGCTCCGTCGACGACCAGGTGGCCCGCGAGGCCGAGGCGGCCCGCATCTGGTGCGTCCGGGCCGACGACGCGACCGCCTCGACGGCTTGGACCCCAGCCGTGGCTCGCGGCGCGGTCGGCACCGCCAGCGAGGGCCTGACCGTGGCGGTGACCGCCGGCGGGGACCCCCGGCGGGCGAGCGCCGTCCGGGATGCGGTGCTCGCGGCACTCGACAGCGGGACACTGCCGGTGCGACGGCTCCGGCGAGCCACGCCCGCGAGCGGCGCGGGGACGCCCACCGTCGGTCGCGTCGCCCTGGTCGGGGGTGGACCCGGCGCCGACGACCTCATCACGGTGCGGGGGCGAGCCCTGCTGGCCGCGGCCGACGTGGTGGTCACCGACCGGCTCGGACCGCGGGGACTGTTGGCCACGCTCGGGGCCGACGTCGAGGTCGTCGACGTGGGAAAGACCCCGGGCAACCACCCGGTCAGCCAGGAGCGGATCAACGAGCTGCTCGTCCACCACGCACGGCTCGGCAAGCGGGTGGTGCGCCTCAAGGGCGGCGACCCGTTCGTCCTGGGTCGCGGTGGCGAGGAGGCCCTGCACTGCCTGGCGAACGGAGTGGCCGTCGAGGTCGTGCCCGGGGTGACGTCGGCCGTCTCCGTGCCGGCGGCCGCGGGCATCCCGGTCACCCACCGTGGGGTGGCAGCGTCGTTCGTCGTCGCGTCCGCCCACGAGGGCGCGGAGCACGTGCTGGCCGCTGCGGCCGATGCGGCTCCCGACGCGACCCTCGTGCTGCTGATGGGCGTCAGCCGGCTCGGGGAGACCGCCGCAGCCCTGATCGACGCGGGCCGACCGGCCGACACGCCGGTGGCCCTGGTCGAGCGCGGCTGGACGCCCGAGCAGCGCACGACCACCACCACCCTCGCCACCGCTGCTCGCGACGCCGAGCTGGCAGGCGTACGGGCGCCAGCGGTGGTCGTGGTCGGTGAGGTTGTCGCCCTGCGCGAGCAGCTCGGTGACCTCGCGGGGAGTAGCGTCACCGCGTGA
- a CDS encoding sulfate adenylyltransferase subunit 1: MTTTHEVGAAVTTAPADASAPAPRHDLLRLATAGSVDDGKSTLVGRLLYDTKSVLADQLDAVERVSRERGLDAADLALLTDGLRAEREQGITIDVAYRYFSTATRSYVLADTPGHVQYTRNMVTGASTAELALILIDARHGVVEQTRRHLAVTGLLGVRHVAVAVNKMDLVDWSRERFDEIVAEFARHATRFGIDDVVAVPVSALFGDNVVDRSDRAGWYAGPTLLEHLETVPVGTDPSAQPLRLPVQYVIRPQSADHRDYRGYAGRLASGVVRPGDEVTVLPGGRRTTVAGIDRARADGSLESLEVAFAPQSVVLRLADDIDVSRGDLVAAASDPGLTTRNLSGTVAVLSERPLRQRDRVLLRVGTRTVRALVDDIVDQLDIMTMEQRTAPDGLALNAIGRVRLRLAEDVAIDDYRTLRRTGAFLLIDDADGSTLAAGMADAPDRSVGEGI; encoded by the coding sequence ATGACCACGACCCACGAGGTTGGTGCTGCCGTGACCACCGCCCCCGCCGACGCCTCCGCGCCTGCACCCCGCCACGACCTCCTCCGCCTCGCGACGGCGGGCTCGGTCGACGACGGCAAGTCGACCCTGGTGGGCCGGCTCCTCTACGACACCAAGTCGGTGCTGGCCGACCAGCTCGACGCGGTCGAGCGGGTCAGCCGCGAGCGGGGCCTCGACGCCGCCGACCTGGCGCTGCTGACCGACGGGCTCCGGGCCGAGCGCGAGCAGGGCATCACGATCGACGTCGCCTACCGCTACTTCTCCACGGCCACCCGCTCCTACGTGCTGGCCGACACCCCCGGTCACGTGCAGTACACCCGCAACATGGTCACCGGAGCCTCGACCGCCGAGCTCGCCCTCATCCTCATCGACGCCCGCCACGGGGTCGTCGAGCAGACCCGTCGCCACCTCGCCGTGACCGGGCTGCTCGGCGTGCGCCACGTCGCAGTCGCCGTCAACAAGATGGACCTGGTCGACTGGTCGCGGGAGCGCTTCGACGAGATCGTCGCCGAGTTCGCCCGTCATGCAACGCGATTCGGCATCGACGACGTCGTCGCAGTGCCCGTCTCGGCGCTGTTCGGCGACAACGTCGTGGACCGCAGCGACCGAGCCGGCTGGTACGCCGGTCCCACCTTGCTGGAGCACCTCGAGACCGTGCCGGTCGGCACCGACCCGTCTGCCCAGCCCTTGCGCCTGCCGGTGCAGTACGTCATCCGACCGCAGAGCGCCGACCACCGCGACTACCGTGGGTATGCCGGACGACTGGCTTCGGGGGTCGTGCGCCCGGGCGACGAGGTGACGGTGCTCCCGGGCGGCCGGCGGACGACGGTGGCCGGGATCGACCGGGCCCGAGCGGATGGCTCGCTGGAGTCGCTCGAGGTCGCCTTCGCACCACAGTCCGTGGTGCTGCGGCTGGCCGACGACATCGACGTCTCGCGCGGAGACCTCGTGGCCGCTGCCAGCGACCCGGGACTGACGACCCGCAACCTGTCCGGCACCGTGGCGGTCCTGTCGGAGCGGCCGCTGCGACAGCGCGATCGGGTCCTGCTGCGCGTCGGCACCCGCACCGTGCGAGCCCTGGTCGACGACATCGTGGACCAGCTCGACATCATGACCATGGAGCAGCGCACCGCCCCCGACGGCCTCGCCCTCAACGCGATCGGCCGCGTCCGGCTGCGTCTGGCAGAGGACGTCGCGATCGACGACTACCGCACGTTGCGCCGCACCGGCGCCTTCCTCCTCATCGACGACGCCGACGGCTCGACCCTCGCCGCGGGCATGGCCGACGCACCCGACCGCAGCGTCGGCGAGGGCATCTGA
- the cysD gene encoding sulfate adenylyltransferase subunit CysD has product MTTTAARALPDQYTLDHLDHLESEAIHIFREVAGEFERPVILFSGGKDSVVMVHLALKAFAPAPLPFALLHVDTGHNFPEVLDYRDATVDRLGVRLVVAHVQDYIDDGRLRERPDGTRNPLQTVPLLDAIEAGRFDAVFGGGRRDEEKARAKERVFSLRDAFGAWDPRRQRPELWDLYNGKHAPGEHVRVFPLSNWTELDVWRYIEREEIALPDLYYAHSREVFARDGMWLSAGDWGGPKESEQVETRTVRYRTVGDMSCTGAVDSDATDVAGVILELAASRLTERGATRADDRMSEAAMEDRKKQGYF; this is encoded by the coding sequence ATGACGACCACTGCCGCGCGGGCGCTGCCCGACCAATACACCCTCGACCACCTCGACCACCTGGAGTCGGAGGCGATCCACATCTTCCGTGAGGTCGCGGGAGAGTTCGAGCGACCGGTCATCCTCTTCTCGGGTGGCAAGGACTCGGTGGTCATGGTGCACCTGGCGCTCAAGGCCTTCGCGCCCGCCCCGCTGCCCTTCGCCTTGCTGCACGTCGACACCGGCCACAACTTCCCTGAGGTCCTCGACTACCGCGACGCCACCGTCGACCGGCTCGGCGTGCGGCTCGTGGTGGCGCACGTGCAGGACTACATCGACGACGGCCGGCTGCGCGAGCGCCCGGACGGCACGCGCAACCCGCTCCAGACCGTGCCGCTGCTGGACGCCATCGAGGCGGGCAGGTTCGACGCGGTCTTCGGCGGGGGTCGCCGCGACGAGGAGAAGGCCCGCGCCAAGGAGCGGGTGTTCAGCCTGCGTGACGCGTTCGGGGCGTGGGACCCGCGACGGCAGCGGCCGGAGCTCTGGGACCTCTACAACGGCAAGCACGCCCCCGGCGAGCACGTCCGCGTGTTCCCCCTCTCCAACTGGACCGAGCTCGACGTCTGGCGCTACATCGAGCGCGAGGAGATCGCGCTGCCCGATCTCTACTACGCCCACTCACGCGAGGTGTTCGCCCGCGACGGGATGTGGCTGTCGGCGGGCGACTGGGGTGGCCCGAAGGAGTCCGAGCAGGTCGAGACGCGCACGGTCCGCTACCGCACGGTCGGCGACATGAGCTGCACCGGCGCGGTCGACTCCGACGCCACCGACGTCGCCGGGGTGATCCTCGAGCTGGCCGCGTCGCGCCTCACCGAGCGCGGTGCCACCCGGGCGGACGACCGGATGTCCGAGGCCGCCATGGAGGACCGCAAGAAGCAGGGGTACTTCTGA
- a CDS encoding phosphoadenylyl-sulfate reductase — MTVANDTRPADRLHALADDGAERFDALEASGTAYEERVELARQVLRWAHETFGDHLTVASSMGDEVLVHLVGTTIPGADVFFLDTGYHFVETLGTRDAYEAMLPLKIRTILPLLTVAQQDAEHGPRLHDRDPNACCAMRKVEPLNRALSTHEAWVTGMRRVDAPTRTDIGVVGWDEKRRMVKLNPIAGWSDDDVDRYVAEHGVFLNPLRQEGYASIGCAPCTRPVAEGEDARAGRWAGQDKTECGLHT, encoded by the coding sequence ATGACCGTCGCCAACGACACCCGTCCGGCCGACCGGCTGCACGCCCTCGCCGACGACGGGGCCGAGCGCTTCGACGCCCTCGAGGCGAGCGGCACGGCATACGAGGAGCGCGTCGAGCTGGCGCGGCAGGTGCTGCGCTGGGCGCACGAGACCTTCGGCGATCACCTCACCGTCGCCTCGTCGATGGGCGACGAGGTCCTCGTGCACCTGGTCGGCACCACCATCCCCGGCGCCGACGTGTTCTTCCTCGACACCGGCTACCACTTCGTGGAGACGCTCGGCACCCGCGACGCGTACGAAGCCATGCTGCCGCTGAAGATCCGCACGATCCTGCCCCTGCTCACGGTGGCCCAGCAGGACGCGGAGCACGGCCCCAGGCTGCACGACCGTGACCCCAACGCCTGCTGCGCGATGCGCAAGGTGGAGCCGCTCAACCGCGCGCTGTCGACCCACGAGGCCTGGGTGACGGGCATGCGCCGGGTGGACGCGCCGACCCGCACCGACATCGGGGTCGTCGGGTGGGACGAGAAGCGCCGGATGGTGAAGCTCAACCCGATCGCCGGGTGGAGCGACGACGACGTCGACCGTTACGTCGCGGAGCACGGGGTGTTCCTCAACCCCCTGCGGCAGGAGGGATACGCCTCGATCGGCTGCGCCCCCTGCACCCGGCCGGTCGCCGAGGGCGAGGACGCCAGGGCCGGTCGCTGGGCCGGCCAGGACAAGACCGAATGCGGGTTGCACACATGA